The following nucleotide sequence is from Pseudomonas sessilinigenes.
CATCGCAGTAGTCCTGGCTGTGCGCCGCCGTGGCGACATCGAACAGCCGCTCATCCCAAGCCGGGACCTGCAACGCCTTGAAGCCCAGGTCGGCGGCCCAGCGGGCAATGCCCGGCAGGTCATTGAATGGCGCCGTATCGGCGCTGAACTGCGCCAGGTGCAGGCTGGGGCCCTTGAGGGTTTTCATCGAATGCTCCTATTATTTGTCGATCGACAAAGAATAGGAACAAGCCGCTGCCAACGTCAACTGTTCAATCGCCGGACAGGCCATGGCGCAGGCCTTCGCCGCCATTGGGAAAAACGCCAGAGCCCAGGTAAATCAATGTCTCCAGCCCCATCGACGGAGCCTGATCGACGGCTGAAAAAAAGCCCGCGAACAGGGTCGCGGGCCGCTTTGGCGCAATGGCCGAGGTCATTCGCCCGGGCGGTGGTAGACCTCGCGACCGGCGAAATAGGTGCTCAGCACCTGGGTGCCGGCCAACTGCTCATCGGGAACCTGGAACACATCGCGATCGAGCACGATCAGGTCGGCCTGCTTGCCCGGGACCAGGCTGCCGATCTGCTGCTCCAGGCCGATGGCACGGGCGGCATTGCGGGTGTAGGCGTAGAACATGGCCTGGCGATCGATGCCTTCATCCTTGTTCAACACCCCCTTGGGGCCCTTGCGACTGACCGCCTGGGCGATGGCCTTCCATGGCTCGGGCGTGCTCACCGGCCAATCGCTGGCACCAGCGATGGTGGCGCCGTTCTTGAACAACGAGCGCGCCGGGTACATGAACTGGAACTGCATGGCCGTGATGTAGGGCTTGAGCAGGTCGATGCTCAGTTCATCGGCGGAGGCCCAATACAGCTGCATCGAGGCGATCACGTCCAGCGGCTTGAAGCGCGCGAACTCCTTGGGATTGACCATTTGCAGGTGGGTGATCGAGTGCACCACGCCACTGTGGCGCTGGCGCCGGGCTTGCTCGATGCCGTTGAGCGACTCACGCACCGCGCGATCGCCGATGGCGTGCACATGCACCAGCCAGCCACGGGCGTCGGCGGCGCTGACCAACTCGCCGAAATGCGCCGGGTCGATCAGCAACTCACCGCCCTTCTGCGAGTTCTTGTAGGGCGTCAGCAAGGACGCGGTCTGGGCCGGAAACTCGGCAACACCATCGGCGAAGATCTTGATTCCCGGCAAGCTCAGGTTGGGCACATCGAGAAACTGCCGGCGTACCTGGTCCAGTACCGCAAGATCCGCTGGCCGGCTCTTGGGATTGGCCACCATCAACGCGGCGACCCGCAGGTCCAGTTCGCCTTTCTCGGCCAGCGCCTTGTACACCGGCAAGACGCCCACGGTCTGGGCCGTGGGATGCATGGCGAACAGCGCATCACTGGGTACCGCGTTGGCCGCCGGGTCCATTAGCGCGGTGATGCCCAGGCTGTGGTTCAGGTCCCGGGCAGCACGCCCGGCGTCGAGCATCTGTTCGAAGCTCGGCGCCGGTACCTGGGAGGTCAGGGCCGAGAGCCCGGCATCGGCGACGAAGCCATTGGGCGTGCCATCGGGATGGTGACCGATGGTGGCCACCGCCTCGCCCGTCAGCGCCTTGACCCGCTGGGCATCGATGCCGGCACGCTTGAGCATGGCGCGGTTGGCCCAGCCGGTGTGGTAGTCCCAGCCGACGAACAGGATCGGTGTATCCGCCCACTCGCCCTGGTTGAAGCGTTGCTCCAGCGCATCCACCTGGCTCCAATAAGTGGAAGGAAAACCGCTGACGCTCAGGGTATCGCCATGGCGCGCCTTGCCGTCGTCACGCCAGCCGCGCAGGCGTCGCTCCAGCTCATCCACCGGCAACAGCTGGCTTTCCAGGTCCGCGGCCTTGAGTTTGAGGCCACCGAAGATCGCGTGGCTGTGGCTGTCGATGAAGCCGGGCATCAGCACCTTGCCCTGCAGATCGACCACCCGGGTGCCCGCCGTCTTGAGCGCCAGCACCTGGGCGTCGCTGCCGACCTTGACGATCCGCCCCTGCTCCACCGCCACCGCCTGCTGCAGGGGCTGGCCCTGCTCGGCGGTGAACACCTTGCCGTTGTGCAGCAGCAAATCCACCGCCGCTTGGCTTTCCATTGCGACAAAAGCCAGCGCCGAGGCCAGCGTGATCGTCAGTGCGTTTTTCATTGTTATTGGCGCCCTTGGTCAGAATGGGCAAGAGACTAGCCAAGCCGAGGGGGTTTTAAGAATACTGCTTCGGGCAACTCATTCTTTCCAAAGAGGCAAGACCCCATGGACCAGTTGGGCGCCATCAGCATGTTCGTCGCCACCGCCGACCAGGGCAGTTTCACTCGCGCCGCCGCCCACCTGGGCAAGACCACCTCGGCCCTGACCAAGGCCGTCACCCATTTGGAAACCCAGCTGGGTACCCGCTTGTTCGAACGCTCCACACGCCGCATCGCCCTCACCGAGGCCGGGCACCTCTACCTGGCCAGCGCCCGCCAGGTGCTGGCCCAACTGCAACAGGCCCGGGAGGATATCCATCAGTTGCAGCAGCAGATGTGCGGCATCCTGCGCCTGGTGGCGCCGCCCTCCTTCGCCCCAGCCTTTCTCAACGCCGTCTGTTATCGGTTCCTGGAGCAATACCCGCAGATGCGCCTGGACGTAGAGCTGACCGACGAATTCGTCGACCTGCTCAGGGGCGGCTACGACCTGGCGGTACGCGATGGCCCGGTGGACCTGCCGGACCTGGTCGCTCGGCCACTGACCGCCAACCGCATCCTGCTCTGTGCCAGCCCGCGTTACCTGCAACGCAAGCCACTGCCGGTCACCCCGCAGACGTTTGCCGAGCATGACTGGCTGATCTTCCGCCACCCCGCGCTTAATCCGCATTTCTGGCACTTCACCCTCGATGGCCGGCAACAGCGCATGGCCCAGCCAGTGCCACGGCTGGCCAGTGACAACTACGATTTCCTGTTCGGTGCGTTACTGGCAGGCCTGGGCCTGCAACTGTGCCCGCAATGGAGCGCCCTGCCTTACCTGCAACGGGGCGAGCTGGTGCAACTGCTGCCCGAGGCAGTACCCGATCCGGGGCAGTTCGGCCCGATGATCCATATCATCTACCCAGCCCATCGGCGCCACACTCGCAAGCACCAGGCCTTCGTCGAATGCCTGAAACAGTACCTGGACGAACAGCATTTGCACTGAGCCCGGATCGCTCAACCGCCGGGTTGAAGCACCGGGATCAATCGCGCCGGCTTTACCGATTTGAATGAAAAGCTCGAGTAGATTTCCTTCACCGCGGGCAGGGTCTGCAGCACTTCGCGGGCGAACTCGCCGAAGGACTCCAGATCCTTGGCCAGCACTTCGAGGAGAAAGTCATAGCGCCCGGAGACGTTGTGGCAGGCGATGATCTCGGGAATCTCCAGCAACCGCTGCTCGAAGGCTCGGGCGGTCTCGCGGGAGTGGGATTCCATCATGACGCTGACGAAGGCGGTCACGCCGTAGCCCAGGGCCTTGGGCGAGAGGATCGCCTGGTAGCCGGTGATGACTCCGCTGTCCTCCAGCAACTTGACCCGGCGCCAGCACGGCGAAGTGGTCAGGGCGACCGTGTCGGCCAATTCCGCATTGGTCAGTCGGGCATTGTCTTGCAGGGCGACAAGCAGGGCTTTGTCGGTACGGTCCAGGCCAGCGGGCATATTTTGCCTCTATCTTTTGTTTTTATGATTATTTATTCCAATCTTCAGCTTTTTAAGGGGCCAGATTAGAAATTATTGCGCCGGATTTGAGCATAGCATTAGAGCAAATCCGGGAGTCTTCACCATGAACAATAAAAACAGTGATCTTGGTTTTTCCACCCGCGCCATCCACCACGGCTACAACCCGCAGGAGCATCAGGGCGCGCTGATTCCTCCGATCTACCTCACCTCCACGTTCACCTTCGCAACGGCCGAGTACGGTGCCGGCTGCTTCGCCGGACAAGAGCCCGGTTACTTCTACACCCGTATCGGCAACCCAACCCTGGCCTTGCTGGAATCGCGCATGGCCGACCTGGAGAATGGCGAGGCCGCGGTGGCCTTCGGCTCCGGCATGGGCGCCATCGCCGCCACCTTCTGGACGCTGCTGCGCCCGGGAGACGAGGTCATCGTCAACCGCACGTTGTACGGCTGCACCTTTGCCCTGTTGCACCACGGCCTGGAGGAGTTCGGGGTCAAGGTCCGCCATGTGGACATGACCGATCCGCAGAACCTGCGCGCCGCCATCTCCCCCGCCACGCGGATGGTCTACTTCGAATCCCCGGCCAACCCCAACATGCAACTGGTGGACATCACCGCAGTGGCGCGCATCGTCCGCCAGCACCCCAACATCACCCTGGCGGTGGACAACACCTACTGCACTCCCTACCTGCAGCGCCCCCTGGACCTGGGGGCCGACCTGGTCGTGCATTCGGCCACCAAATACCTGTGCGGCCATGGCGACATCACCGCCGGTATCGTCGTCACCCGCCAGGAGCTGGCGCAGAAGATCCGCTTGCAGGGCCTCAAGGACCTGACTGGGGCGGTGATGTCGCCCCAGGATGCCTTCCTCCTGATGCGCGGCCTCAAGACCCTGAGCCTGCGCATGGATCGCCATTGCAGCAATGCCCTGGCCGTGGCTCGCTATCTGCAAGCGCATCCGTTGGTGCAGTGGGTGGCCTACCCCGGCCTGCCCTCCTTTACCCAGTACGCCCTGGCCAAGCGGCAAATGAAGCTGCCCGGCGGCATGATCGCCTTCGAACTCAAGGGAGGCCTGCCCAGTGGCTGCGGCTTCATGAACGCCTTGCAGCTGTTCAGTCGGGCAGTGAGCCTGGGGGATGCCGAGTCCCTGGCCCAGCATCCGGCGAGCATGACCCATTCCACCTACACCCCCGAGGAACGCGCCGCACACGGCATCGCTGAAGGCCTGGTACGTCTTTCGGTGGGCCTCGAGGACATCGACGACCTGCTGGCCGACCTCGCCCAGGCCCTGGAAGCCTGCGCGCCCATAGCAGTGGCAGCACCCGCCCAGGAGAACGCCAGCCGGCTCGACAAGGTCCTGCCCTGAACGGGCCGGACCGCCCTATCTGCAACCCAAGCAGTACCCGCAACACCCTTTGAACCGTTACCCACAGGAGTGGAACCAACAATGAGTCGTATCAATAACAAAGCCACCCAACTGCTCAGCGCCATGATCCTCGCCGGCCTCGCCTGCCATTCCCTGGCCGCCGACACCATCCGGATCGGTATCGCCGGGGCCAAGACCGGCCCGGTCGCGCAATACGGCGACATGCAGTTCAGCGGCGCGCGCATGGCCATCGAGCAGATCAACGCCAAGGGCGGCGTCGACGGCAAGAAGCTCGAAGCCGTTGAATACGACGACGCCTGCGACCCCAAGCAAGCGGTGGCCGTGGCCAACAAGGTGGTCAATGACGGCGTCAAGTACGTGGTCGGCCACCTGTGCTCCAGTTCCACCCAGCCAGCGTCGGACATCTATGAAGACGAAGGCATCGTGATGATCACCCCGGCCGCGACCAGCCCGGAGCTGACTTCCCGTGGCTACAAGATGGTGTTCCGCACCATCGGCCTGGACAATGCCCAGGGTCCGGCGGCAGCACGCTACATCGCCAAGCTCAAGCCCGCCAACGTCGCCGTGCTCCACGACAAGCAGCAGTACGGCGAAGGCATCGCCAGCTCGGTCAAGGACATCCTTGGCAAGGAAGGCATCAAGGTGGCGATGTTCGAAGGCATCAACGTTGGCGAGCGCGATTACTCCTCGATCCTGGCCAAGATCAAGCAGGCCAATGTCGACTTCGTGTACTTCGGCGGCTACCACCCGGAAATGGGCCTGTTGCTGCGCCAGGCCAAGGAAAAGGGCCTGACCGCGCGCTTCATGGGACCTGAAGGCGTGGGCAACGACTCCATCTCGCAAATCGCCAAGGATGCCTCCGAAGGCATGCTGGTGACCCTGCCCAAGTCCTTCGACCAGGACCCGGCCAACAAGGCCCTGGTGGAAGCCTTCCAGGCCAAGCAGGAAAACCCCAGCGGACCGTTCGTGCTGCCTTCCTACTCGGCAGTAGAGGTGATTGCCGGCGCCATCGCCGCGGCCAAGAGCGAAGACCCGGAGAAGGTCGCCCAGGCGATCCACGCCGGCACCTTCAAGACCCCGACCGGGGACCTGAGCTTCGATGAAAAAGGCGACCTCAAGGACTTCAAGTTCGTGGTCTACGAATGGCACTACGGCAAGCCGAAGACAGCAACGGCCGATAACGCCGGGCTCTGAAGTACCGTACCGGGCGCCGCCAATCTGGCGGCGCCCGGACGCTTTCAGGTGCAAGGCCTGAAAGCGTCCTGCAAGACGGCCCTTCTGGAGCCAAACTTTCGCCATGATTCCCGAGTGTTCTAGTTGGGAATAAGTTGAAACCCTGGTAACAAAAAGAACCGCACCAGGTAACACTTCCCTCTATCTCCAATCTAAAACCTTAACCTTCCAATCACTTTGGAATGAGGTCAGGCTTTTTTCGAAAAGTCGTTAGCGTGCTTTGTTTTCTCCACAACTTTAAACCCTGAAACCCGCCCTGAAAGCTCAACTAAAATTCGCTCTAAAGCCCTGAAAAGCCCGTGGTAAAAGGCCCCTGCCATTAATGAAAGCCCAGGCCATGGGGCGACAAGCTGCCGCTCGAATGCCTGCCCCTGTTGGGTAAAGGTCGCGCCATGGCGGTAACCAAGCACCCAATCAAGGCACTCTGCCATCCAACTAAAACGTTAAAGCTAAAAACCAGTCCTTCCAGCAAGCGTTACCGCCAAAGATGAAACTAATGTTACTGCACAAGTGAAAAATCCACCGCAACTAAAAAGTCAATAAAGGCGAATGCCAGTTCCACTTATTTCAGCAAAAAAATACTGTTTGCTAACTAAATTCCATTTTGTATATCGTGCGCAACATCAAATTGCCAGCTTTAGAAATCACTTCAGCCAGCATCTTTAAGGAGAAAAGAACATGGATCCCTTTCTCGGCGAAATCCGCCTGTTCCCCTGGGGTTGGGCACCTGAAGGCTGGCTCCCGTGCGAGGGGCAGATCCTGCCATTCAACAGCAACGTGGCGCTGGCCTCCCTGCTGGGCAAGACCTTTGGTGGCGATGGCACCACCACCTTCGGCCTGCCGGACCTGCGTGGCCGGGTAGCCCTGGGACAGAACCTCAAGCCCTCGACTGTTCCTCCGATCATGGATGTCCATGTGCTGGGCACTCAGGGCGGCACTGAAACAGTGGCCATGCCGCAAAGTTCGCTGCTCGCGCACACCCATGCCACCCATGTCTCGAATACCACCGGTAACGCAGGACCTGCCGGCAACATTCCCGCCATCAGCTCGAACACCGCGGGCGCGGTTGCAAAACCGACCTACACCCTGGCGGCGAACAATCCCATGCGCCTCAACAACGCCACGGTCGTTCCGACCGAGGGCTTGCCCATGCAGAACATGCAACCTTCCATCGTTGGCTGTTTCTGCATTGCCACGACCGGCACCTACCCTCCGCGCCCTTAACGGCTATCTACAGGCCCTCAAGCAAGGAAACTGATATGTCTGAAGCCTTCGTCGGAGAGATCCGCATATTCGCTGGTAACTATCCACCTCAAGGTTGGACAGTGTGTGACGGCAAGCTTCTCTCGATCAACGACTACCAAATCCTGTATTCGTTACTGGGCACCCTGTATGGCGGCAACGGCACCACCACCTTCGCCGTGCCGAACTACTCCGACCGACTCGTTGTAGGGATGGGAAGTGGTCCGGGCCTGACCCCAAGGGCACTGGTGACAACCATGGGAGTGACAGCAGTCACCATGCGCCCGGAGAACACGCCAAGCCATAGCCACTCTTTCAACGTGAGCACCGACAACGCCATCTCCTCAGAACCCTCCCCCGCGGCCACTTCCAAGAAGATGACCTTCGGCACGTTCCCGGGTGCGGGCATCATCACCGGCCTGTACAGCAAGGGAACCGGTACCTCACCTGCCCAAGCCCTGGACCCGGCCTTTCTCGACACCGCGCTGATCCCCCCCAGCATCAACGCGACCCCTCATACAAACCTGATGGGCTCACTGAGCATCTGCTACATCATTTGCCTGGCCGGCCTGTATCCGACCCGCAACCAGTAACTTTTATCACTCAATCTGGAACGACCGATCATGGACGCGTTTACCGGTGAAATCAGACTGTTCCCCTACAACTTCGCACCGCGAAACTGGGCCTATTGCGATGGTTCGACCCTTACTGTCCAACAGAACCCAGGGCTCTTTTCGGTCATTGGCAACATGTATGGCGGCACTCCAGGGATAACCTTCCAACTGCCCGATCTCAGCGGACGCGTCGCCATGGGTGCCGGAGCCCTCAGCCAGTTCGCCGTGGGTATCAAGATGGGCGCCGACCGGATACAACTGCAGCCCAATAACATCTCGTCCCATACCCACTTGGTCCTGGCCAAGGACGGCAGCGAAACGGCAGCGGCCCTGGACACCCCCAACAACACCGCTTACCTGGCACAACCACGCAATGTGCGTTTGTACAGCACCGTCGTCCCGACGTCGGGCGACCAAACGCTGGACCCTGGCACAGTGGGACCGGCCGGCAACCCCACGATACCGCCGACAATGCGCAACACCATGCAGCCCTACCTGACGTTGTGCTATTGCATCTGCCTGGATGGCGAGTACCCGGTCAAACCCTGATGACGTACTCCACGCACCTCTCACCAACGGCAAGCCCCGCGGTCGTACTGCGCCAGCAGGACGACCACGATCGGGCGTTCCTGCATGGGCTGTACCTGTCG
It contains:
- a CDS encoding amidohydrolase, with translation MKNALTITLASALAFVAMESQAAVDLLLHNGKVFTAEQGQPLQQAVAVEQGRIVKVGSDAQVLALKTAGTRVVDLQGKVLMPGFIDSHSHAIFGGLKLKAADLESQLLPVDELERRLRGWRDDGKARHGDTLSVSGFPSTYWSQVDALEQRFNQGEWADTPILFVGWDYHTGWANRAMLKRAGIDAQRVKALTGEAVATIGHHPDGTPNGFVADAGLSALTSQVPAPSFEQMLDAGRAARDLNHSLGITALMDPAANAVPSDALFAMHPTAQTVGVLPVYKALAEKGELDLRVAALMVANPKSRPADLAVLDQVRRQFLDVPNLSLPGIKIFADGVAEFPAQTASLLTPYKNSQKGGELLIDPAHFGELVSAADARGWLVHVHAIGDRAVRESLNGIEQARRQRHSGVVHSITHLQMVNPKEFARFKPLDVIASMQLYWASADELSIDLLKPYITAMQFQFMYPARSLFKNGATIAGASDWPVSTPEPWKAIAQAVSRKGPKGVLNKDEGIDRQAMFYAYTRNAARAIGLEQQIGSLVPGKQADLIVLDRDVFQVPDEQLAGTQVLSTYFAGREVYHRPGE
- a CDS encoding LysR family transcriptional regulator; this translates as MDQLGAISMFVATADQGSFTRAAAHLGKTTSALTKAVTHLETQLGTRLFERSTRRIALTEAGHLYLASARQVLAQLQQAREDIHQLQQQMCGILRLVAPPSFAPAFLNAVCYRFLEQYPQMRLDVELTDEFVDLLRGGYDLAVRDGPVDLPDLVARPLTANRILLCASPRYLQRKPLPVTPQTFAEHDWLIFRHPALNPHFWHFTLDGRQQRMAQPVPRLASDNYDFLFGALLAGLGLQLCPQWSALPYLQRGELVQLLPEAVPDPGQFGPMIHIIYPAHRRHTRKHQAFVECLKQYLDEQHLH
- a CDS encoding Lrp/AsnC family transcriptional regulator: MPAGLDRTDKALLVALQDNARLTNAELADTVALTTSPCWRRVKLLEDSGVITGYQAILSPKALGYGVTAFVSVMMESHSRETARAFEQRLLEIPEIIACHNVSGRYDFLLEVLAKDLESFGEFAREVLQTLPAVKEIYSSFSFKSVKPARLIPVLQPGG
- a CDS encoding methionine gamma-lyase, with translation MNNKNSDLGFSTRAIHHGYNPQEHQGALIPPIYLTSTFTFATAEYGAGCFAGQEPGYFYTRIGNPTLALLESRMADLENGEAAVAFGSGMGAIAATFWTLLRPGDEVIVNRTLYGCTFALLHHGLEEFGVKVRHVDMTDPQNLRAAISPATRMVYFESPANPNMQLVDITAVARIVRQHPNITLAVDNTYCTPYLQRPLDLGADLVVHSATKYLCGHGDITAGIVVTRQELAQKIRLQGLKDLTGAVMSPQDAFLLMRGLKTLSLRMDRHCSNALAVARYLQAHPLVQWVAYPGLPSFTQYALAKRQMKLPGGMIAFELKGGLPSGCGFMNALQLFSRAVSLGDAESLAQHPASMTHSTYTPEERAAHGIAEGLVRLSVGLEDIDDLLADLAQALEACAPIAVAAPAQENASRLDKVLP
- a CDS encoding branched-chain amino acid ABC transporter substrate-binding protein; the encoded protein is MSRINNKATQLLSAMILAGLACHSLAADTIRIGIAGAKTGPVAQYGDMQFSGARMAIEQINAKGGVDGKKLEAVEYDDACDPKQAVAVANKVVNDGVKYVVGHLCSSSTQPASDIYEDEGIVMITPAATSPELTSRGYKMVFRTIGLDNAQGPAAARYIAKLKPANVAVLHDKQQYGEGIASSVKDILGKEGIKVAMFEGINVGERDYSSILAKIKQANVDFVYFGGYHPEMGLLLRQAKEKGLTARFMGPEGVGNDSISQIAKDASEGMLVTLPKSFDQDPANKALVEAFQAKQENPSGPFVLPSYSAVEVIAGAIAAAKSEDPEKVAQAIHAGTFKTPTGDLSFDEKGDLKDFKFVVYEWHYGKPKTATADNAGL
- a CDS encoding phage tail protein, whose translation is MDPFLGEIRLFPWGWAPEGWLPCEGQILPFNSNVALASLLGKTFGGDGTTTFGLPDLRGRVALGQNLKPSTVPPIMDVHVLGTQGGTETVAMPQSSLLAHTHATHVSNTTGNAGPAGNIPAISSNTAGAVAKPTYTLAANNPMRLNNATVVPTEGLPMQNMQPSIVGCFCIATTGTYPPRP
- a CDS encoding phage tail protein; protein product: MSEAFVGEIRIFAGNYPPQGWTVCDGKLLSINDYQILYSLLGTLYGGNGTTTFAVPNYSDRLVVGMGSGPGLTPRALVTTMGVTAVTMRPENTPSHSHSFNVSTDNAISSEPSPAATSKKMTFGTFPGAGIITGLYSKGTGTSPAQALDPAFLDTALIPPSINATPHTNLMGSLSICYIICLAGLYPTRNQ
- a CDS encoding phage tail protein; translated protein: MDAFTGEIRLFPYNFAPRNWAYCDGSTLTVQQNPGLFSVIGNMYGGTPGITFQLPDLSGRVAMGAGALSQFAVGIKMGADRIQLQPNNISSHTHLVLAKDGSETAAALDTPNNTAYLAQPRNVRLYSTVVPTSGDQTLDPGTVGPAGNPTIPPTMRNTMQPYLTLCYCICLDGEYPVKP